In Archangium violaceum, the following are encoded in one genomic region:
- a CDS encoding protein kinase domain-containing protein, with product MEPDTRPRCSCQNPHPELAECPTVLRAREAGPLNSVTLPPSGERGERLVGQRFGSFIALRELGRGGMGTVLLAEHVLIPKRVAVKVLHRHLAEEPELVSRFLAEARAMSLVQHENVVTVYDLDTRDGRPYFVMEHLEGQSLAAFARGPLEPRLVVELLAQVCEALGAAHAHGIIHRDLKPANVFLVPGPNGRHRVKLLDFGIAKRLVRLEGETPTRTGVLMGTPEFMAPEQCGGNDVDARTDLYAVGVLGYLLLTGGTPFSGRSAAEVLVAHLQQAPRPPHEVRPGIPPALSAVLLRALAKRPEARFSTAAELRAALEASISPARTPAPIPASGFTARVPVHGSLGVREYPCERVGRTGLFLRTNEEPPALLSDVSLLLRLPGGELPCTGQVVRHVTAEQARAWNMAPGFGVELRDTSVTFQQSFARLLAGEKPEASTPPPAPQDDARAEPVLREFRRRLGGDHYTVLGVSRDADADTVRAHTREARNRLEQLLALPLSPGQRALVQRALSKVAEALLVLGHPERRVEYDAELRNLDGVLRCLAAGLTVTALEECRRRYLARHPATEGHSVLHLASGDAFRAAGRFSEALSSYEAALKVDPLHLEALKRWHALRVRLRAGANPTADR from the coding sequence GTGGAACCCGACACCCGCCCGCGCTGCTCCTGCCAGAACCCGCATCCGGAACTGGCGGAGTGCCCCACCGTTCTGCGCGCCCGAGAAGCGGGCCCGCTCAACTCCGTCACCCTGCCGCCCTCGGGTGAGCGGGGTGAGCGGCTCGTGGGTCAGCGCTTCGGCAGCTTCATCGCCCTGCGCGAGCTGGGCCGCGGTGGCATGGGCACGGTGCTCCTGGCCGAGCACGTCCTCATCCCCAAGCGCGTCGCCGTGAAGGTCCTCCACCGCCACCTCGCCGAGGAGCCGGAGCTCGTCAGCCGCTTCCTCGCCGAGGCGCGCGCCATGAGCCTCGTGCAGCACGAGAACGTCGTCACCGTGTATGACCTCGACACCCGTGACGGCCGCCCCTACTTCGTCATGGAGCACCTGGAGGGGCAGAGTCTGGCCGCCTTCGCGCGCGGGCCGCTCGAGCCTCGCCTGGTGGTGGAGCTGCTTGCCCAGGTGTGCGAGGCGCTCGGCGCCGCCCATGCGCACGGCATCATCCACCGCGACCTCAAGCCCGCCAATGTCTTCCTCGTGCCAGGGCCCAACGGCCGCCACCGGGTGAAGCTGCTCGACTTCGGCATCGCCAAGCGGCTCGTCCGGCTCGAGGGGGAGACGCCCACGCGCACCGGCGTGCTCATGGGCACCCCCGAGTTCATGGCCCCCGAGCAGTGCGGTGGCAACGACGTGGACGCGCGCACCGACCTGTACGCGGTGGGGGTGCTCGGCTACCTGCTGCTCACCGGCGGCACGCCCTTCTCCGGGCGCAGCGCCGCCGAGGTCCTCGTGGCCCACCTCCAGCAGGCCCCGCGCCCGCCCCACGAGGTGCGCCCGGGGATTCCGCCCGCGCTCTCCGCGGTGCTGCTGCGCGCGCTCGCCAAGCGTCCCGAGGCGCGCTTCTCCACCGCCGCCGAGCTGCGCGCCGCGCTGGAGGCCTCCATCTCCCCGGCGCGCACGCCCGCGCCCATTCCCGCCTCCGGCTTCACCGCGCGCGTGCCGGTGCATGGCTCGCTGGGCGTGCGCGAGTACCCGTGCGAGCGCGTGGGCCGCACCGGCCTCTTCCTCCGCACCAACGAGGAGCCGCCAGCGCTGCTCTCCGACGTGTCCCTGCTGCTGCGGCTGCCCGGCGGCGAGCTGCCCTGCACCGGTCAGGTGGTGCGCCACGTGACGGCCGAGCAGGCCCGCGCGTGGAATATGGCCCCGGGCTTCGGCGTGGAGCTGCGTGACACGTCCGTCACCTTCCAGCAGAGCTTCGCCCGGCTGCTCGCGGGGGAGAAGCCCGAGGCGTCCACGCCTCCCCCCGCGCCCCAGGACGACGCCCGCGCCGAGCCCGTGCTGCGCGAGTTCCGCCGGCGTCTCGGGGGCGACCACTACACGGTGCTCGGCGTCTCCCGGGACGCCGACGCCGACACGGTGCGCGCGCATACCCGCGAGGCCCGCAACCGGCTCGAGCAGCTGCTCGCGCTGCCCCTGTCCCCCGGCCAGCGCGCCCTCGTGCAGCGCGCCCTCTCCAAGGTGGCCGAGGCGCTCCTCGTGCTCGGCCACCCCGAGCGGCGCGTGGAGTACGACGCGGAGCTGCGCAACCTGGACGGCGTGCTGCGCTGCCTCGCCGCCGGCCTCACCGTCACCGCCCTGGAGGAGTGCCGCCGGCGCTACCTCGCCCGCCACCCGGCCACCGAGGGCCACTCCGTCCTACACCTCGCCTCCGGCGACGCCTTCCGGGCCGCGGGCCGCTTCTCGGAAGCCCTCTCCTCCTACGAGGCCGCCCTGAAGGTGGATCCGCTCCACCTGGAAGCCCTCAAGCGCTGGCATGCCCTCCGGGTGAGGCTGCGTGCCGGTGCGAACCCCACCGCGGACCGTTAG
- a CDS encoding ABC1 kinase family protein produces MPSDPSDLDDKLPTQGRFTRFRKLAGLSAQLGADVLKSGAKRLVGQEPELLSRAAAEKLVTTLGELKGAAMKLGQVVSMDTEFLSPEVRQVIARLQNEAPPMPYEVVARVLREELGDSPEALFREFDKTPLAAASLGQVHRAVLQDGRPVAVKVQYPGIAATLSGDMDNLGLVVNTLSKASRLTDGTAYFQELREEMLLETDYLREAGLCTAFARGVARLPELEVPAVISERTTRRVLTLELLQGRTLKDWVVSEPSAEERFRVARQLILAIYGPFFTVGEMHADPHPGNFMVLEDGRLGLLDFGSIKRFSPHFVDANRRMFLHAVRLESMDVMGLSREVGFTSELPDAEASELIQEVLHIAGRPMRATSYDYATCSITRDMKLHFARNAARFLKIRPPAEAVMFFRSTGGLAQNLRLIGARGDFRSVFQEVAALL; encoded by the coding sequence ATGCCCTCCGACCCTTCCGACCTCGACGACAAGCTCCCCACCCAGGGGCGCTTCACCCGCTTCCGCAAGCTCGCCGGCCTCTCCGCCCAACTCGGCGCGGACGTCCTCAAGAGTGGCGCCAAACGGCTCGTCGGCCAGGAGCCGGAGCTGCTCAGCAGGGCCGCCGCCGAGAAGCTCGTCACCACGTTGGGAGAGCTCAAGGGCGCGGCCATGAAGCTCGGCCAGGTCGTGTCCATGGACACGGAGTTCCTCTCCCCCGAGGTGCGCCAGGTCATCGCCCGCCTGCAGAACGAGGCCCCGCCCATGCCGTACGAGGTGGTGGCGCGCGTGCTGCGCGAGGAGCTGGGCGATTCCCCCGAGGCCCTCTTCCGCGAGTTCGACAAGACGCCGCTCGCCGCCGCCTCGCTGGGCCAGGTACACCGCGCCGTGCTGCAGGACGGCCGCCCGGTGGCGGTGAAGGTGCAGTACCCCGGCATCGCCGCGACGCTGAGCGGGGACATGGACAACCTGGGCCTGGTGGTGAACACCCTCTCCAAGGCCTCGCGCCTCACGGATGGCACCGCCTACTTCCAGGAGCTGCGCGAGGAGATGCTCCTGGAGACGGACTATCTGCGAGAGGCCGGGTTGTGCACCGCCTTCGCCCGCGGCGTGGCGCGCCTGCCGGAGCTCGAGGTGCCCGCCGTCATCTCCGAGCGCACCACCCGGCGCGTGCTCACCCTGGAGCTGCTCCAGGGCCGCACCCTCAAGGACTGGGTCGTCTCCGAGCCCTCCGCCGAGGAGCGCTTCCGCGTGGCGCGCCAGCTCATCCTCGCCATCTACGGGCCCTTCTTCACCGTCGGGGAGATGCACGCCGACCCGCACCCGGGCAACTTCATGGTGCTGGAGGACGGGCGGTTGGGGCTGCTCGACTTCGGCTCCATCAAGCGCTTCAGCCCTCACTTCGTGGACGCCAACCGGCGCATGTTCCTCCACGCCGTGCGGCTGGAGTCCATGGACGTGATGGGCCTGAGCCGCGAGGTGGGCTTCACCTCGGAGCTGCCGGACGCGGAGGCCAGCGAGCTCATCCAGGAGGTGCTGCACATCGCCGGACGGCCCATGCGCGCCACCTCGTACGACTACGCCACGTGCTCCATCACGCGCGACATGAAGCTGCACTTCGCGCGCAACGCCGCTCGTTTTCTCAAAATCCGCCCACCCGCCGAGGCGGTGATGTTCTTCCGCTCCACCGGAGGCCTGGCGCAGAACCTGCGGCTCATCGGCGCGCGGGGCGACTTCCGGAGTGTCTTCCAGGAGGTCGCCGCCCTGCTGTGA
- a CDS encoding short-chain fatty acid transporter: METLVRIAEALGRFSARFVPSSFAIAVLLSLLTLALALGWTDAPAPRVLDAWGGGFWELLTFSMQMALVMFTGYLLALTGPVKALLEHLARLARGPRSAVVLMAAVSMGLAYINWGLSLVASAMLVRFVVRRQPDVDYRLLVACAYFGLGATWHAGLSASAPLLVATPGHFLEKQLGLIPIDRTLFSPFNIGLTVGVVGVLTLLAWALHPRPERAVRVDPAILEQLKDFEPPARPADKSPAAWMDFSPLLNVLFGALGVLWFGRHLWLNGGWKAINLNVVNFLFLMLAVLLHGTPARLLKASEEAASVLHGIVLQFPLYAGIYGIFKATGLTERIGQLFVSVSTPTTFPAIIYLYSGVVNYFVPSGGSKWAIEAPYLLEAARTLGVEPEKVVMAYAWGDMATDLIQPFWALPLLAVARLDFKDILGFLLVAFFVYLPLVTLAFLLWG; encoded by the coding sequence GTGGAAACACTCGTTCGGATCGCGGAGGCGTTGGGTCGCTTCTCCGCGCGCTTCGTGCCCAGCTCGTTCGCCATCGCGGTGCTGCTGTCGCTGCTCACCCTGGCGCTGGCGCTGGGGTGGACGGACGCACCGGCGCCGAGGGTGCTGGACGCGTGGGGAGGAGGCTTCTGGGAGCTGCTGACCTTCTCCATGCAGATGGCGCTGGTGATGTTCACCGGCTACCTGCTGGCGCTGACGGGCCCGGTGAAGGCGCTGCTGGAGCACCTGGCGAGGCTGGCGCGAGGCCCGCGCAGCGCGGTGGTGCTGATGGCGGCCGTGTCGATGGGGCTGGCCTACATCAACTGGGGCCTGTCGCTGGTGGCGAGCGCCATGCTGGTGCGCTTCGTGGTGAGGCGGCAACCGGACGTGGACTACCGGCTGCTGGTGGCGTGCGCCTACTTCGGACTGGGGGCCACGTGGCATGCGGGCCTGTCGGCCTCCGCGCCGCTGCTGGTGGCCACGCCGGGCCACTTCCTGGAGAAGCAGCTCGGCCTCATCCCCATCGACCGGACGCTCTTCTCGCCCTTCAACATCGGGCTCACGGTGGGGGTGGTGGGCGTGCTGACGCTGCTGGCGTGGGCGCTGCATCCGCGGCCCGAGCGCGCGGTGCGGGTGGACCCGGCCATCCTGGAGCAGCTGAAGGACTTCGAGCCGCCCGCGCGGCCGGCGGACAAGAGCCCCGCGGCGTGGATGGACTTCTCGCCGCTGCTCAACGTCCTCTTCGGCGCGCTGGGGGTGCTGTGGTTCGGCCGGCACCTGTGGCTCAACGGAGGCTGGAAGGCCATCAACCTCAACGTGGTGAACTTCCTGTTCCTGATGCTGGCGGTGCTGCTGCATGGAACGCCCGCGCGGCTGCTCAAGGCGAGCGAGGAGGCCGCGAGCGTGCTGCACGGCATCGTGCTGCAGTTCCCGCTGTACGCGGGCATCTACGGCATCTTCAAGGCCACGGGGCTCACCGAGCGCATCGGGCAGCTCTTCGTGTCGGTGTCCACGCCCACGACCTTCCCGGCCATCATCTACCTGTACAGCGGGGTGGTGAACTACTTCGTGCCCTCGGGCGGCTCCAAGTGGGCCATCGAAGCGCCCTACCTGCTGGAGGCGGCGAGGACCCTGGGGGTGGAGCCGGAGAAGGTGGTGATGGCGTACGCGTGGGGGGACATGGCCACGGACCTCATCCAGCCCTTCTGGGCGCTGCCGCTGCTGGCGGTGGCGCGGTTGGACTTCAAGGACATTCTCGGGTTCCTGCTGGTGGCCTTCTTCGTGTACCTGCCGCTGGTGACACTGGCCTTCCTGCTGTGGGGGTGA
- a CDS encoding sodium-translocating pyrophosphatase: MKSISRLDALSSITGKLAGVLGLLTLLVGSTARASEADLVLPDFRSVTFVGGLNGHSLLLAGIAVAIFGLIFGFMQYTALRQLPVHKSMLEISELIYETCKTYLVTQGKFILILEVLIGAVMVVYFGFLRHMEAIKVITILIFSLVGIAGSYGVAWFGIRVNTFANSRTAFASLRGKPYPTYAIPLQAGMSIGMVLISTELLLMLIILLFVPADFAGPCFIGFAIGESLGASVLRIAGGIFTKIADIGSDLMKIVFKIKEDDARNPGVIADCTGDNAGDSVGPSADGFETYGVTGVALITFILLAVPGAEYQVQLLVWIFMMRIVMVLASLGSYGLNGIIQGGKYKTADHMNFEHPLTFLVWLTSIVSVALTFLVSYLLIPNLAGDPTLWWKMSAIITCGTLAGAIIPEAIKVFTSTESRHVREVVTASREGGASLNVISGLVAGNFSAYWMGIIIAALMGGAYFFSLDIPNTLMIAPAVFAFGLVAFGFLGMGPVTIAVDSYGPVTDNAQSVYELSLIENVPNVKAEVQKDFGFTPDFEKGKEYLEENDGAGNTFKATAKPVLIGTAVVGATTMIFSIIVILVGITVGPDGFRSLNAANAANLSLLHAPFLLGLVTGGAIIYWFSGASMQAVSTGAYRAVEFIKANIKLEGVEKASVSDSKRVVEICTQYAQKGMLNIFLGVFFSTLAFAFLEPYFFVGYLISIAVFGLYQAVFMANAGGAWDNAKKLVETELKAKGTDLHAATVVGDTVGDPFKDTSSVALNPVIKFTTLFGLLAVELSVELSAAGQGTITRVFAGIFFIASMVFVYRSFYGMRIETPMAAIAGEGSKPGVKPA; the protein is encoded by the coding sequence ATGAAATCCATTTCGCGGCTGGATGCTCTGTCGAGCATCACCGGCAAGCTCGCGGGAGTCCTCGGACTCCTGACGCTGCTCGTCGGCAGCACCGCCCGCGCGAGCGAGGCGGACCTCGTCCTGCCGGACTTCCGTTCGGTCACCTTCGTGGGCGGCCTCAACGGCCACTCGCTGCTGCTGGCCGGCATCGCCGTGGCCATCTTCGGCCTCATCTTCGGCTTCATGCAGTACACGGCGCTGCGCCAGCTGCCCGTGCACAAGTCGATGCTCGAGATCTCCGAGCTCATCTACGAGACCTGCAAGACGTACCTCGTCACCCAGGGCAAGTTCATCCTCATCCTCGAGGTGCTCATTGGCGCGGTGATGGTGGTGTACTTCGGCTTCCTGCGGCACATGGAGGCCATCAAGGTCATCACCATCCTCATCTTCAGCCTCGTCGGCATCGCGGGCAGCTACGGCGTGGCCTGGTTCGGCATCCGGGTGAACACCTTCGCCAACAGCCGCACGGCCTTCGCGTCGCTGCGTGGCAAGCCCTACCCCACCTACGCCATCCCCCTGCAGGCCGGTATGTCCATCGGCATGGTGCTCATCTCCACCGAGCTCCTGCTGATGCTCATCATCCTCCTGTTCGTCCCGGCCGACTTCGCGGGCCCGTGCTTCATCGGCTTCGCCATCGGTGAGTCGCTGGGCGCCTCGGTGCTGCGCATCGCGGGCGGTATCTTCACGAAGATCGCCGACATCGGCTCGGACCTGATGAAGATCGTCTTCAAGATCAAGGAAGACGACGCGCGCAACCCGGGCGTCATCGCCGACTGCACGGGTGACAACGCGGGTGACTCGGTGGGCCCCTCGGCCGACGGCTTCGAGACCTACGGCGTGACGGGCGTGGCGCTCATCACCTTCATCCTCCTGGCGGTGCCGGGCGCGGAGTACCAGGTCCAGCTGCTCGTGTGGATCTTCATGATGCGCATCGTGATGGTGCTGGCCTCGCTGGGCTCCTACGGCCTCAACGGCATCATCCAGGGCGGCAAGTACAAGACGGCGGACCACATGAACTTCGAGCACCCGCTCACGTTCCTGGTGTGGCTGACGTCCATCGTGTCCGTGGCGCTGACGTTCCTGGTGTCCTACCTGCTCATCCCGAACCTGGCCGGTGACCCGACGCTGTGGTGGAAGATGTCGGCCATCATCACCTGCGGCACGCTGGCGGGCGCCATCATCCCCGAGGCCATCAAGGTCTTCACCTCCACCGAGAGCCGCCACGTGCGCGAGGTCGTCACGGCCTCCCGCGAGGGTGGTGCGTCGCTCAACGTCATCTCGGGCCTGGTCGCCGGTAACTTCTCCGCCTACTGGATGGGCATCATCATCGCGGCGCTGATGGGTGGGGCCTACTTCTTCAGCCTCGACATCCCCAACACGCTGATGATCGCCCCGGCGGTGTTCGCCTTCGGTCTGGTGGCCTTCGGCTTCCTGGGCATGGGCCCTGTGACCATCGCGGTGGACTCGTACGGCCCGGTGACGGACAACGCGCAGAGCGTGTACGAGCTGTCGCTCATCGAGAACGTCCCCAACGTGAAGGCGGAGGTCCAGAAGGACTTCGGCTTCACCCCGGACTTCGAGAAGGGCAAGGAGTACCTCGAGGAGAACGACGGCGCGGGCAACACCTTCAAGGCCACGGCCAAGCCGGTGCTCATCGGCACCGCGGTGGTGGGCGCCACGACGATGATCTTCTCCATCATCGTCATCCTGGTGGGCATCACGGTGGGCCCGGACGGCTTCCGCTCGCTGAACGCGGCCAACGCGGCCAACCTGTCGCTGCTGCACGCCCCGTTCCTGCTCGGCCTCGTCACCGGCGGCGCCATCATCTACTGGTTCTCCGGCGCGTCGATGCAGGCGGTGTCCACGGGCGCGTACCGCGCGGTGGAGTTCATCAAGGCCAACATCAAGCTGGAGGGCGTGGAGAAGGCGAGCGTGAGCGACTCCAAGCGCGTGGTGGAGATCTGCACCCAGTACGCGCAGAAGGGCATGCTCAACATCTTCCTGGGTGTGTTCTTCAGCACCCTGGCGTTCGCGTTCCTCGAGCCGTACTTCTTCGTGGGCTACCTCATCTCCATCGCGGTGTTCGGCCTGTACCAGGCCGTCTTCATGGCGAACGCCGGTGGCGCGTGGGACAACGCGAAGAAGCTGGTGGAGACGGAGCTGAAGGCCAAGGGCACGGACCTGCACGCGGCCACGGTCGTGGGCGACACGGTGGGCGACCCGTTCAAGGACACCTCGTCCGTGGCGCTCAACCCGGTCATCAAGTTCACCACGCTCTTCGGCCTGCTGGCGGTGGAGCTGTCGGTGGAGCTGAGCGCGGCCGGCCAGGGCACCATCACCCGGGTGTTCGCGGGCATCTTCTTCATCGCCTCGATGGTGTTCGTGTACCGCTCCTTCTACGGCATGCGCATCGAGACCCCGATGGCCGCCATCGCCGGTGAGGGCAGCAAGCCGGGCGTGAAGCCGGCCTAG
- a CDS encoding transcriptional regulator, producing the protein MSSSPVPQPRGATVRGALEAELSSAPETGLTAKELSALVGISEKDVAGHLEHLEKSLRAGGAALEVIPAECLACGFVFRDRKRLTRPGSCPECRSTRIDPPAFRIR; encoded by the coding sequence ATGAGTTCCAGTCCCGTTCCCCAACCCCGAGGCGCCACCGTGCGCGGCGCGCTGGAGGCCGAGCTGTCCTCGGCTCCGGAAACGGGGCTCACCGCCAAGGAGCTCTCGGCCCTGGTGGGCATCTCCGAGAAGGACGTGGCCGGGCACCTGGAGCACCTGGAGAAGTCCCTGCGCGCCGGTGGCGCCGCGCTGGAGGTCATCCCCGCCGAGTGTCTGGCCTGTGGCTTCGTCTTCCGCGACCGCAAGCGCCTCACCCGGCCCGGCTCCTGCCCCGAGTGCCGCTCCACCCGCATCGACCCGCCCGCGTTCCGCATCCGCTGA
- a CDS encoding type II toxin-antitoxin system RelE family toxin codes for MKSLPPALVERLHRRIDDISRLAEMAPPLNPLWLKLGATDLPLLRCVVDGYVVLYEVDTSCRTISVLDVEEEDAAPTLASELLAANGRH; via the coding sequence TTGAAGTCACTTCCCCCAGCGCTCGTCGAACGATTGCACCGCCGCATCGACGACATCTCGCGCCTGGCGGAGATGGCTCCTCCCCTCAACCCCCTCTGGTTGAAGCTCGGCGCCACCGACCTGCCCCTGCTGCGCTGCGTCGTCGATGGGTACGTCGTCCTCTATGAGGTCGATACCTCCTGCCGCACCATCTCCGTCCTCGACGTCGAGGAGGAGGACGCAGCTCCCACGCTCGCCTCGGAGCTGCTGGCCGCCAACGGTCGTCACTGA
- a CDS encoding PAS domain-containing protein has translation MGALADLLTTRREDILQRFERTVRAHLPAEQLTRSAIIDTIPGLLDEMRTLLRGLDGGEASPTDSLHVSQRVEEHRAQRQDLGYSVTQLVHEYGLLRDCILELMEETGGVLDMKEQRAFHRCLDLAMTDAVTESGRMRDEERRAAEEERSALLHRERAARAEAEEQRALLEGIISQSGDGILVADAQGVLRLFNPEAERQHGMSLSEVHVARWGEQYGLVDEEGHPLPLDRVPLYRALQGEYIRDESIWLRRPDGTRLPVTITARPLRRPDGSPGGAVASTRDVAMRRAMAQEREEALALLDILLATAPVGLSFLDRDLRYVRINNALAAINGVPVEQSLGRTPREIIPKIAPLNEPHYRRVLETGEPVLNVEISGSTAGRGGQVGHYLVSYYPVKDHEGRVSMVGTVVVDITDRKRIEERLRQTSEFRERFLGIVSHDLRNPLGVITLSANMLLRQETLPERALRLSQRIALNAELMGRMIGDLLDLTRGRLGGGIPIAPAPVDLGLLGRRVLGELEVTHPARELRLEARGDLQGEWDQDRLAQLLGNLLRNALDYSPEDTPVTLTLQDEGAGIRIEVGNRGEPIPAELLPVLFEPFRRGELRGHRRSSGLGLGLYIVQQIALAHAGTIEARSTREEGTVFTVRLPRLAPRQG, from the coding sequence ATGGGCGCACTGGCCGACCTCCTCACCACGCGGCGGGAGGACATCCTGCAGCGGTTCGAGCGCACGGTGCGGGCCCACCTCCCGGCCGAGCAGCTGACACGCTCCGCCATCATCGACACGATTCCGGGTCTGCTCGATGAGATGCGCACGCTCCTCCGAGGCCTCGACGGGGGAGAGGCCTCGCCCACCGACAGCCTCCACGTGAGCCAGCGGGTCGAGGAGCACCGGGCCCAGCGGCAGGATCTCGGCTACAGCGTCACCCAGCTCGTCCACGAGTACGGTCTGCTGCGCGACTGCATCCTCGAGCTGATGGAGGAGACCGGCGGCGTGCTCGACATGAAGGAGCAGAGGGCCTTCCACCGCTGCCTGGACCTCGCGATGACCGATGCCGTCACCGAGTCCGGTCGCATGCGGGACGAGGAACGCCGCGCGGCGGAGGAGGAGCGGTCGGCGCTGCTGCACCGCGAGCGCGCCGCCCGGGCCGAGGCCGAGGAGCAGCGGGCCCTGCTGGAGGGCATCATCTCCCAGAGCGGTGACGGCATCCTGGTGGCGGACGCCCAGGGCGTGCTGCGCCTCTTCAACCCGGAGGCCGAGCGGCAACACGGCATGTCCCTCAGCGAGGTGCACGTCGCGCGCTGGGGGGAGCAATACGGGCTGGTCGACGAGGAGGGCCATCCCCTCCCCCTGGATCGGGTACCCCTCTATCGCGCGCTCCAGGGCGAGTACATCCGGGACGAGTCCATCTGGCTGCGCCGGCCGGATGGGACGCGGCTGCCCGTCACCATCACCGCCCGGCCCCTGCGGCGGCCCGACGGCTCCCCGGGTGGGGCGGTGGCCTCCACCCGCGACGTGGCGATGCGGCGGGCCATGGCCCAGGAGCGGGAGGAGGCGCTGGCGCTGCTGGACATCCTGCTGGCCACCGCGCCGGTGGGCCTGTCCTTCCTGGACAGGGACCTGCGCTACGTGCGCATCAACAACGCGCTCGCCGCCATCAACGGCGTGCCCGTGGAACAGTCACTCGGACGGACCCCGCGCGAGATCATCCCGAAGATCGCTCCCCTCAACGAGCCCCACTACCGGCGCGTTCTGGAGACTGGCGAGCCGGTGCTCAACGTGGAGATCTCCGGCTCCACGGCGGGCCGGGGGGGCCAGGTCGGCCACTACCTGGTGAGCTACTACCCGGTGAAGGACCACGAGGGCCGCGTCTCCATGGTGGGCACGGTGGTGGTGGACATCACCGACCGCAAGCGCATCGAGGAGCGATTGCGCCAGACGTCCGAGTTCCGCGAGCGCTTCCTCGGCATCGTCAGCCACGACCTGCGCAACCCCCTGGGCGTCATCACCCTGTCGGCCAACATGCTGCTGCGCCAGGAGACGCTGCCCGAGCGAGCCCTGCGACTCTCCCAGCGCATCGCCCTCAACGCGGAGCTGATGGGGCGGATGATCGGCGACCTGTTGGACCTCACGCGCGGGCGGCTGGGGGGCGGCATCCCCATCGCCCCCGCTCCGGTGGACCTGGGCTTGTTGGGCCGGCGCGTCCTGGGCGAGCTGGAGGTGACCCACCCGGCGCGCGAGCTGCGGTTGGAGGCGCGGGGCGACCTCCAGGGCGAGTGGGACCAGGACCGGCTGGCCCAGCTGCTCGGCAACCTGTTGCGCAACGCCCTGGACTACAGCCCCGAGGACACGCCCGTCACGCTGACCCTCCAGGACGAGGGCGCGGGCATCCGCATCGAGGTGGGCAACCGGGGCGAGCCCATCCCCGCCGAGCTGCTCCCCGTCCTCTTCGAGCCCTTCCGCCGCGGGGAGCTGCGCGGCCACAGGCGCTCGTCGGGACTGGGGTTGGGGCTCTACATCGTCCAGCAGATCGCCCTGGCGCACGCGGGCACCATCGAGGCGCGCTCGACGCGCGAGGAGGGCACGGTGTTCACCGTGCGGCTGCCCCGGCTCGCGCCGCGTCAGGGGTGA
- a CDS encoding response regulator — translation MSESENKIRVLVVDDDVDQLMLLERTLNAYGFEVRTHRSSLGVSNLVRNALPDLVLLDVNIPALSGDKVLALARNQAPATTRFILYSASDESKLRALALASGADGYISKSVQGEALARKLISIYKKSRLPAASAR, via the coding sequence ATGTCCGAGAGCGAGAACAAGATTCGTGTCCTCGTGGTGGACGACGATGTGGATCAGCTCATGCTGTTGGAGCGGACGCTCAACGCATATGGCTTCGAGGTCCGCACCCACCGTTCGTCGCTGGGCGTATCCAACCTGGTCCGCAACGCCCTGCCGGACCTCGTGCTGTTGGACGTGAACATCCCGGCGCTCAGCGGGGACAAGGTGCTGGCGCTGGCGCGCAACCAGGCGCCGGCCACCACGCGCTTCATCCTCTATTCGGCCTCGGACGAGTCCAAGCTGCGCGCGCTGGCGCTGGCCTCGGGGGCGGACGGCTACATCTCCAAGAGCGTCCAGGGCGAGGCGCTGGCCCGCAAGCTCATCAGCATCTACAAGAAGAGCCGGCTGCCGGCGGCGAGCGCCCGCTAA